The following are from one region of the Micromonas commoda chromosome 12, complete sequence genome:
- a CDS encoding predicted protein, with amino-acid sequence VKFLFGSQTGNAAEICKEMAAEAPAKGFPNVHCNAMNEVDVKDVLKPGAVVVYVVSSTGDGDAPDNCDSFFTKLKRVAKKEAGVCGAGVQYAVLGLGDQNYSAFMAVPRSFTAAMEKAGAKAFYPRGEADETLGLYEYCEKWQDGLWEPLRTASERAPALAKDPTGGVAKDSTGGVAKDPTGGVAPAAPAPVPAPVPAAAADAAEADLVGPYLAKVAKSELMTDPKSDRRVLHVEFDTRGARGLDFEPGDSLGVLPQNDPALVDALAARLGLDPNAVFELGWAEGQAPSGPTSAPPLRHIRCPASVGAALTHAVDVTAPPRKSLLRVLAEACTDAGERRDLLTLCSRGGRDEYKVRCGDECPTLLDLLESHPSCAPGWAELLDALQPLQPRMYSITSAPEAHGGVPAVAFSVVEFSTPLGAIRRGVATNWLDRRASDQTFRVPLYVKKSTHFAPPTDVSHPVIMIGPGTGVAPFRGFLERRRAMIAAADAASPPPGPAWLFFGCRRRDEDYLYRGDLESFAADGTLTELVTAFSRESSTTKTYVQHRIAERAAEVAAIVAAPEARVYVCGDGANMAKDVHGALVDALAVHVDGMDEKRASEMLMAMTKEGRYVRDIW; translated from the exons GTTAAGTTTTTGTTCGGGTCGCAGACTGGAAACGCGGCTGAGATTTGCAAGGAGATGGCCGCCGAGGCCCCGGCCAAAGGTTTCCCAAACGTTCACTGCAACGCCATGAACGAAGTTGACGTCAAGGACGTGCTCaagcccggcgccgtcgtcgtttaCGTGGTGAGCTCGAcgggtgacggcgacgcgcccgacaACTGCGACTCGTTCTTCACGAAACTCAAACGCGTGGCGAAGAAAGAGGCGGGCGTctgcggcgccggcgtgcaGTACGCGGTGCTGGGTTTGGGCGACCAGAACTACAGCGCGTTCATGGCCGTGCCCAGGTCGTTCACGGCCGCCATGGAGAAGGCTGGGGCGAAGGCGTTCTACccgcgcggggaggcggATGAGACGTTGGGACTGTACGAGTACTGCGAGAAATGGCAGGATGGACTGTGGGAGCCGCTGCGGACTGCGTCGGAGCgagcccccgcgctcgcgaaggaccCGACGGGCGGTGTCGCGAAGGACTCGACGGGCGGTGTCGCGAAGGACCCGACGGGCGGTGTagcgcccgccgctcccgctcccgtTCCCGCTCCCGTTCCCGCTGCCGCGGCCGatgcggcggaggctgacctcgtcggc CCTTACCTCGCGAAGGTTGCCAAGTCCGAGCTCATGACCGACCCAAAATCCGACCGAAGGGTGCTTCACGTCGAGTTTgacacgcgcggcgcgaggggtcTCGACTTTGAACCCGGCGATTCGCTGGGCGTGCTCCCCCAGAACGACcccgcgctggtggacgcgctcgccgcgaggctcggccTCGACCCAAACGCCGTGTTCGAGCTGGGCTGGGCGGAAGGTCAGGCGCCGTCGGGcccgacctcggcgccgcctctGCGGCACATCCGGTGCCCCGCCtcggtcggcgccgcgctgacccACGCGGTtgacgtcaccgcgccgccgcgtaagTCCCTCCTCagggtcctcgccgaggcgtgcaccgacgccggtgagcgccgcgacttGCTGACGCTGTGCTCCcggggcggccgcgacgagtACAAGGTTCGGTGCGGCGACGAATGCCCCACGCTTCTCGACCTTCTCGAGTCGCATccgtcgtgcgcgcccgGCTGGGCCGAGCTCCTGGACGCGCTCCAGCCCCTCCAGCCGAGGATGTACAGCatcacctccgcgccggaAGCGCACGGGGGcgtgcccgcggtggcgttctCGGTCGTCGAGTTCTCCACGCCCCTCGGCGCGATCcgtcggggcgtcgcgaccAACTGGTTGGATCGACGAGCGTCGGACCAAACCTTCCGGGTTCCGCTCTACGTCAAGAAATCCACGCACTTCGCACCCCCGACCGACGTGTCCCACCCGGTGATCATGATCGGCCCCGgcacgggcgtcgcgcccttccGCGGGTTCCTGGAGCGCAGACGAgcgatgatcgccgcggccgacgccgcctcgccgccgcccggccccGCGTGGCTCTTTTTcggttgccgccgccgcgacgaggattACCTCtaccgcggcgacctcgaatcattcgccgccgacgggactCTCACCGAACTCGTCACCGCGTTCTCACGCgagtcctcgacgacgaagacgtaCGTGCAGCACAGGAtagcggagcgcgcggcggaggttgcggCCATcgtggcggcgccggaggctAGGGTCTACgtgtgcggcgacggcgcgaacaTGGCCAAGGATGTGCACGgggcgctcgtggacgcgttgGCCGTCCACGTGGACGGGATGGACGAGAAACGTGCGAGCGAGATGCTCATGGCCATGACCAAGGAGGGGAGGTACGTCCGCGACATCTGG
- a CDS encoding Drug/Metabolite transporter superfamily (UDP-galactose) has protein sequence MSTEVNAKGYGGTDSSPALEPLLKSDAKEGVEPVGAGSDGSGPPKDDPGDVIFGLKLGFDGVFAVLALLTVVLISASCYFEEWMYKRLPNFNYFWTVACAELAVFTVASVAGAVATGTIAQPRRAPFLKYLLQATVMAVYAAIAKIAYKYLNYATGTVLRSTKLVFVMAISVAWLGRRYSAWDYAAAIGMIVSVACFGLGEAHADKGQDHTWGYVLSVLGLGLAALQTNMADNAMRDHGATSLENMLYVNGLGFWIVLVFAAVVDGEAAIDYMLHTENALTLLIARSLTFYLGAFAFTELTRHSGATPATSVATARKALTVMLSFVAFPDDKPFSGWFLAGILTFIAAIGLELKSRIEKKRR, from the exons ATGTCCACAGAGGTCAACGCCAAGGGCTACGGCGGCACAGATTCGTCTCCAGCG CTCGAACCCCTGCTCAAGAGCGATGcgaaggagggcgtcgagcccgtcggcgcgggctccgACGGCAGCGGCCCGCCCAAGGACGACCCGGGCGATGTCATCTTCGGCCTGAAGCTCGGCTTCGACGGGGTGttcgcggtcctcgcgctgctcacCGTCGTGCTCATCAGCGCGTCGTGCTACTTCGAGGAGTGGATGTACAAGAGGCTCCCGAACTTCAACTACTTCTGGACGGTGGCGTGCGCGGAGCTGGCGGTGTTCAcggtcgcctccgtcgcgggcgcggtggccacgGGCACGATCGCGCAGCCCCGCAGGGCTCCGTTCCTCAAGTACCTGCTCCAAGCGACGGTGATGGCGGtgtacgcggcgatcgccaaGATCGCGTACAAGTACCTCAACTACGCCACGGGCACCGTCCTGAGGTCCACGAAGCTGGTGTTCGTCATGGCCATCAGCGTGGCGTGGCTGGGACGCAGGTACTCTGCGTGGGAttacgccgcggcgattgGGATgatcgtctccgtcgcgtgcttcgggctcggcgaggcgcacgcggacAAGGGCCAGGATCACACCTGGGGGTACGTCCTCTCCGTGCTGGGTCTCGGTCTGGCGGCGTTGCAGACGAACATGGCGGACAACGCGATGAGGGACCACGGCGCCACGTCGTTGGAGAACATGCTCTACGTCAACGGACTCGGGTTTTGGATCGTGTTggtgttcgcggcggtggtggacggCGAAGCGGCGATCGACTACATGCTGCACACGGAGAACGCCCTGACGCTGCTCATCGCGAGGTCGCTGACGTTCtacctcggcgcgttcgcgttcaCCGAGCTCACCAGGCACAGCGGCGCCACGCCCGCCACGTCGGTGGccacggcgaggaaggcgctTACGGTGATGCTGAGCTTCGTCGCGTTCCCGGACGACAAGCCGTTCAGCGGGTGGTTCCTGGCGGGTATCCTgacgttcatcgccgccatcgggcTCGAGCTGAAGAGCAGGATAGAGAAGAAACGGCGGtga
- a CDS encoding predicted protein codes for MPPRKHARSQKQVDRDVGHSTARMWPALAAAARAHGIATSTLASVRLSNRRLVSPRFAAASASAARSNSNSSSADQITDDELKGASVAVRLASHVYKVGDIEPWVRREGFTLMAEGETNCTRWYVCDKRAGEATTHRWVIVRGAAWNNEKVDRVRLSTQIGKAWPSPLHEGKGAPPVVVHTGVKEMADEFWPDVSPWITSTPNGAQLCFAGHSLGGSMAMLLMAWSKLRLGVDPRAMDPCWTFGSPPVLASDGWEMRKRRGADLSESVARAAADGGDWVGELMRGVGMGNATGGVTAFGADAGEGLGASTPSSTDEARDDAPRDDALRMAGFEPDSVRAFVLSNDPVPRMWLAADPLYAGAAANETVASLMSAREWLFGRGMLSRGRFLYDAAGTLYWMRWAPEAGTAVTVHRGDPDALCEELSRDGASFDWGRSATEGGSGGGSGGGTGERSWFDAGLRSVVGAMDHNAQNYVDSIQYLNVRRFTGSSSKAL; via the coding sequence ATGCCGCCCCGCAAACACGCGCGCAGTCAAAAGCAGGTCGATAGAGACGTCGGCcactcgacggcgcgcatgTGGCCggccctggccgccgccgcgcgggcacacggcatcgcgacgtcgacgttgGCGTCCGTCCGCCTCTCGAACCGTCGTCTCGTCTccccgcgcttcgccgcagcgtccgcctccgccgcgcgatcaaactcgaactcgtcgtcggcggatcAGATCACCGACGATGAGCTCAagggcgcgtccgtcgcggtgagGCTGGCGTCGCACGTGTACAAGGTGGGCGACATCGAGCCGTgggtccgtcgcgaggggTTCACGCTGATGGCGGAAGGGGAGACGAACTGCACGAGGTGGTACGTCTGCGAcaagcgcgcgggcgaggcgaccACCCATCGCTGGGTgatcgttcgcggcgccgcgtggaaCAACGAGAAGGTGGACCGCGTTCGGCTCTCCACCCAGATCGGCAAGGCGTGGCCAAGCCCCCTGCACGAGGGGAAAGGCGCGCCCCCCGTGGTGGTCCACACCGGGGTCAAGGAGATGGCGGACGAGTTCTGGCCGGACGTGTCGCCGTGGATCACGTCGACGCCCAACGGGGCACAGCTGTGCTTCGCCGGTCACTCGCTCGGCGGGTCGATGGCGATGCTGCTGATGGCGTGGTCCAAGCTGAGGCTCGGggtggacccgcgcgcgatggacccgtGCTGGACCTTCGGCTCCCCGCCCGTGCTGGCGTCCGACGGGTGGGAGATGCGcaagcggcgcggcgcggacctgtCCGAATcagtcgctcgcgccgcggcggatggcggcgacTGGGTCGGCGAGCTCATGCGCGGGGTTGGGATGGGAAACGCCACgggcggcgtcaccgcgttcggggcggacgcgggggagggtctcggcgcgtccaccccgagcTCAACGGATGAGGCTAGGGATGACGCCCCTAGGGATGACGCGCTTCGCATGGCGGGTTTCGAACCGGATTCCGTTCGCGCGTTTGTCCTCTCCAACGACCCGGTGCCGAGGATgtggctcgcggcggacccgctcTACGCGggggccgccgcgaacgagacggtggcgtcgctgATGAGCGCCAGGGAGTGGCTCTTCGGCCGGGGTATGCTGTCCAGGGGACGGTTTCtgtacgacgccgccggtacCTTGTACTGGATGCGGTGGGCCCCGGAGGCGGGAaccgcggtgacggtgcACAGGGgggaccccgacgcgctgTGCGAGGAGCTCTCGAGGGACGGAGCGTCGTTCGATTGGGGACGGAGCGCGACCGAGGGTGGGTCCGGGGGTGGGTCGGGCGGAGGAACTGGGGAACGGTCGTGGTTCGACGCGGGGTTGAggagcgtcgtcggcgcgatggaccaCAACGCGCAAAACTACGTGGACAGCATCCAGTACCTCAACGTCAGGCGGTTCACGGGTAGCAGCAGCAAGGCGCTGTGA
- a CDS encoding predicted protein, translated as MEAAANFHPGWGGEGCFGLGVAGNVAGHMAQAGMTQDSGKTPANIFAFYCPDPPDSHSDAAGQGKILDKIHTFPVTTNIVEYPRDAGASKVQVEPEMAVFVDVQYAEPGSDGKRLVTGLVPRKVAAFNDCSIRALEGSDKLSEKKNWGAESKGISSRVIDVDSFAPGTLVDRLVMVSYVMRDGVVEKYSQDAPARNYTMFHEPLLAWIVDRINNQRNEDKWDDVGELVRAAGYPPHAWIALGAGTYTAWGEKNYLKQRDEAVVIVYDDAKFPNGPDAAQVEALFHDKTAADGIVCVHQTFV; from the coding sequence atggaggccgCCGCTAACTTTCACCCCGGTTGGGGTGGGGAGGGGTGCTTCGGGctgggcgtcgcggggaaCGTCGCCGGGCACATGGCCCAGGCGGGGATGACGCAGGACAGCGGGAAAACGCCGGCAAACATCTTCGCCTTTTACTGCCCCGATCCGCCCGATTCGcactccgacgccgcgggccaGGGCAAGATATTGGACAAGATCCACACCTTCCCGGTGACGACGAACATCGTGGAGTACCCACGCGATGCGGGCGCCAGCAAGGTCCAGGTCGAACCCGAGATGgccgtcttcgtcgacgTTCAGTACGCGGAGCCCGGTTCCGACGGCAAGAGGCTCGTCACCGGCCTCGTACCCAGGAAagtcgccgcgttcaacgaTTGCTCCATCCGCGCGCTTGAGGGCTCGGACAAGCTCAGCGAAAAGAAAAACTGGGGCGCGGAGTCCAAGGGGATCTCCAGCAGGGTCATCGACGTCGactcgttcgcgccgggcACGCTGGTGGACCGCCTCGTGATGGTCTCCTACGTGATGAGGGACGGGGTTGTCGAGAAGTATTCCCAGGACGCGCCGGCTCGCAACTACACGATGTTCCACGAGCCCCTCCTGGCGTGGATCGTGGACCGCATCAACAACCAGCGGAACGAGGACAAgtgggacgacgtcggcgagctggTTCGAGCGGCGGGGTATCCCCCCCACGCGTGgatcgccctcggcgccggcaccTACACGGCGTGGGGAGAGAAAAACTACCTCAAACAGCGGGACGAAGCCGTCGTCATCGTgtacgacgacgccaagtTTCCGAACgggccggacgcggcgcaggtggAGGCGCTGTTCCACGAcaagaccgccgcggacggcatCGTGTGCGTCCACCAGACCTTCGTGTGA
- a CDS encoding predicted protein, protein MMLSSRHTRLALALLAMLIAALAHPAAAQSVAKIPTRHVEGGDAVAALALPRRPIAPLVNDPTIVDQDAIPVAASTATDGPAPRAAMGEAQETPALHPMRPMRPADATTTAAGEAAPALTPIRPAVVDPTPAQTERVAAKPDPSQLHPMRPLRPMRPVATTSSDVANVGLDESRVSKVDAVQAVAAAEVALEKAEEATDGVKRDPEAQGLLHEAERVLAKAEMEAEMEDGDVQADMGGREIGKDGEGAGGSGAGMENNREYDRWYSTTPPWVLATCAGVGAGLVLIVFQTVCQGVNRGCEGAPEVRSLVSDDYAKPPPPSKYGAAGTTPV, encoded by the coding sequence ATGATGCTCTCATCGAGGCAcacgcgcctcgcgctcgcgctcctcgcgatgctcatcgcggcgctggcccatcccgccgcggcgcagtcgGTTGCGAAGATCCCGACCCGccacgtcgagggcggcgacgcggtcgccgcgctggcccTGCCGCGCCGGCCGATCGCGCCCCTCGTCAACGACCCCACGATCGTTGACCAAGATGCCATTCCCGTCGCGGCATCAACCGCGACGGACggtcccgcgccgagggcagCCATGGGCGAGGCGCAGGAGACGCCCGCGCTCCATCCGATGAGGCCGATGCggcccgcggacgcgacgacgaccgccgcgggtgaggccgcgccggcgctcacGCCCATCAGGCCCGCGGTCGTGGACCCCACGCCCGCGCAGACCGAACGTGTCGCGGCGAAGCCGGACCCGTCCCAGCTCCACCCGATGCGCCCCCTCCGACCCATGcgacccgtcgcgacgacctcATCGGATGTGGCGAACGTCGGGTTGGACGAGTCCCGGGTTTCCAAGGTTGACGCGGTgcaagccgtcgccgccgcggaggtggcgctcgagaaggccgaggaggcgacggacggcgTTAAACGCGATCCGGAGGCGCAGGGCCTTCTCCACGAGGCCGAACGGGTCCTGGCGAAGGCCGAGATGGAGGCTGAGATGGAGGATGGAGACGTGCAGGCGGACATGGGCGGTCGGGAGATTGGGAAGGATGGCgaaggcgcgggcgggtcgggggcggggatGGAGAATAACAGGGAGTACGACCGGTGGTAcagcacgacgccgccgtgggtgcttgcgacgtgcgcgggcgtcggcgcggggctcgtGCTCATAGTGTTCCAGACGGTGTGCCAGGGAGTGAACCGGGGGTGCGAGGGGGCGCCGGAGGTGCGGTCCCTCGTGAGCGACGACTAcgccaagccgccgccgccgtccaagTACGGAGCCGCCGGCACAACCCCGGTGTGA